The following is a genomic window from Hyphomicrobiales bacterium.
TTGTTGAGGCGCGCCAGCGTGCCGTCGAGTTCCACAGCCATGCGCGCCCGGTCATCCTGCATCAGCGACAGCTCGGTCTCGAGATCGCCGCGGCGGCGTTCGGTCTCCAAACGGCGCATGGTGGCGGCCTCCAGCGTCCCGATGGCCGCCTCG
Proteins encoded in this region:
- a CDS encoding conserved hypothetical protein (Evidence 4 : Unknown function but conserved in other organisms); this encodes MTLAEALKRLEAAIGTLEAATMRRLETERRRGDLETELSLMQDDRARMAVELDGTLARLNNLEAVTEDVDKRLARATSVVGSILADAGRR